The genome window TGTCGGTTGATTCGCGATCACTACCTGAGGCCCAGGTGTCACTGTGACCAGATTCATATGCTGCAGAGACTGTAGGCTCACGAAAACCATCATTCACCAAATCATTCCATGAATCATTAGACAATGGTGTGACTGGTGTAGACAGCATACTCGGTGTTCCGGCACTTCGATCCGTGAGAAACTCGAGGCTTCCGGACCTGCAACTTTGTTCCAATCTCCTAAGACTCTCGGCTACCTTATCGCACTTTCCTCGACTCTTCGGGTCAGGTTGTAGGAGCTCTGTGACTATGAGGGCTAAGAGCTCTTTGAGGTAGTCACTACAGTGTGTGTCTAACCCTAATTCAGAGATCCACTACATATGTGTGGAGAGCAACAGTCAGTGCCTATCAAACAAAAATCATCGATTTTACTTACGTTCAGAACTGAGCCTTTGACTTCTGGCTTGTCTTTCAAACCATCTTCTCTGTTGATATTGAAGAATTTGTCCAAAGAGCAACCGGGTATCAGTCTCTCATCGTCCTCATTCCGGCGGTCGATGAAATCTCGAATACCTGCCGGCCCTCTTAAATACCAGGTAATGAACTCTAGTAACACACAACCAAATGACCACATATCGTATGACCTTGCAATAGTCTTTCCAAGGTCGGCCTCTGGTGCTTTGTAAGTTGGGCTTGTACCTACTATCAGGGTGTTTGACCGAGTACTTCTGCCGTGGAAACGAGTATAGCCAAAGTCACTGATGACTAGAATGCCATAGGCTTTTGACTGGCTGTCGAAAAGAAGAATGTTCTCAGGTTTTATGTCTTCATGAATGCCGAAGTCTTTGGCGTGCTCTGATGGACTTCTATGAATCTTCTGAAGACCTTCTGCAAGGCCTCGACATTGGGATAATATCCATTGAACAAAACCCGGGGATCTCTGGGGAGGATTTTGATTCCAGTAGTTTTTGAGATTGCTCTTAGCCCAGGGGAAGAGCATACTCCACTTGTCACCTCTTCTCCAAGTTGCGAGGAGTTTAATGACATGGTCATGGCTTGATAAACCAACAGTCTTGGCCAAAGCTCGTACCTCTTCGCGGAAGTTGATCTCATTGCTTTGTCGGTCGCCATATTCGGGAAGAAGTTCTTTGACTGCAAAATATGGATTCTCCTCAACACATGTACCCAACTGAAGAGAGACTTCTTCGATGCCTGCTGGTTGACGGGTGTGACCCGGCACCTTGTGCATCGTATAATGATGCAGGTGAATTTGTACTCGCTGCACCATGCTGTGGTACGTGATGTTAGACGATGGGACAGGGGACGCCTCAATGAAGGGAAGCACTGTCTCGGCATCCAATTCATAATGAGGAATAATCCTGTCCCTCTCGCTGAGATCAATCGCAAAAAACGGTGATCGCATCGCCGTTTGATATTTTGAGAATGCGGCCCAGTCTTTGAGATCCCAATTGCGTCCGAACGTTTGTCCCAGATTTTGATGATCGACAGTATGATTTTTTGGAAATAGCTGGCCATCCGGTCTAGAATGAATTGGGTCTGCCCTGAATGGCAGGTCATTATCAGAGAGCCCGAGGTCAATGAATTGTCGAATTTCATTAACCTTTCTCAAGACCGCGAGGATGGCAAACATGCTTCGAGAACCAACGCCCCCGTGGAGGCTGTTGGTAGGGCAGACAGCTTTCGAATATTTCTCAAGTTCGCTCTCAGAAAGTTTCACATCTGTAACGCATTCCTTCAATGCTTCGACAACAGAATATTCAGTAACGATTCTGTACAGCTGATTGACTGGTAACCATTGCGGTCCCTGGAATATTCCGGCGTAGTACTCCAGCGACATGGATACATCTCGTGCCATTGCAGTGACTGCAGATAGACCTGCTGGGCGGGGGGCTGTAAGTAGAAACTGAGAACCTATTTGCTCAAAGTCCGACTCAGCGGGTTCGACAATTCTGTGGCATGCTTCAATGGTGGCCTTTCTTCTGAGAACCTTCTCTGCAGCCGCGTATCCTCGGTCATCTTGTGTATGAATACTGATATCATCGTCCTCAATATTCAATCTTCGGTATCCTGTGGGTGTTCTGGAGTTTGTCAAGGATAAGTTTTGTCCGGTCTCCTCCAGTCTCGTTGTAGGAATGGACGGGGATAAAACGTCGTTCGCGTTTCCGATAGAAAGTCTGAAGGGAAGTTTCTACACTCAGAAATATCTTCAGCAAATGATTGAGCTCAGAACTCGTGTGACCTACCATAGTGCAAGTCTCTTTCAAATACTGCGTCTGATCAGTGGCGATAGCACTATCATGTTCTATTGGCCTGTTCATAGCGAGCGATCCGATGCTATCAAATGGTTTATGTGCTTTTGAATGTACAGGAAATTCGTCATCTGGATTCATGTAGTATTTGTTGTCGAAAGATCGCTTTCGGTAGTGCTTTGATCAACCAAAGTACCTTTCACTGGCTAGATGTGAAGGAAGATGATGTGACATATATTGTACCATTGGTCAGACAGCCTTATTACTTGTCTCTTCCTCCAAAACTTCAGACTGTATTACAGGGAACCAGTTCAGTTGAATTCTCAAAATAAAGGCTACACAGCCTCAATCTTTTAAATGATGCGGGAGGCTGACCAGCTAGGCAGGTGCGGACACAGGTAGCAGCCAGGACGCCAGCCGAGTGCGCTGCGTGACCAGCTTTAGCTGTTCGTGGTGTCTGGTACATAACTATGGCCTCGGAGTTTGTGGCTCACGCTCACTTCTATATTGGGAGAAGAGGTCCAGCTTGTATCAGATACATGTACCAATGGCTCAGTGCCTCTTTCGTACTCTATAATGATCATGGACGCCGTTGTCTCCTTTATCTCGCTTCTCATGTCTTGGGTACCTTTTGTCATGTGTATATGCGATTTACACCAAGAATTCGGGTTTCTGGCCTACGAACACTTTGGAGATTCTGTTTGGAAAGGGAATGAGGCGCTGCTAAGCTGAATTGAGACCTGCCAATAATGTAACGGAAAATGATGGCATTGCTCGGCATCCACTCATCCATTGCATGCTGACTGGGCGTTGCCTGCTCGTCAGACACACCGACCGCCTTGTTGATTACGCCAAGATACGTTGATAGGACTGATTCCAGGATATCTCAGGCTCAGCCTCATTGTATGAGATTGGAAATGGAAAAAGCGTGATTCAGACGCCGCATAAGAAGGGGTGGTTTGTGGTGGCAGTGACAGCTGAGGCTGACCAGTGAACGGAAGTGTCCCCATGCCACTCCGAACCTTTCGCTCTAGAAGGGATAGGCGGACTCGGAGCTTAGAATAGATCCTCAGCGATTCCTCCTGTCATGATGTATTTGAGCGGATATAAATCTAGAGCGTTCTCGGTATTAAATACAAATGAATTGATCACTCAAGATAAGGTCGCTTTTCACTTCAGATTCTTTTTCATAGTATAGAGCCCTATTCAGTCATCCATCATTATCAGCCATAAAACTCCAGTAAATTCGTCCTTCTCTGTAAATCCAATATCTTCCCCTTCACATACAAGTATTTAGGTATCCCTTTTCTTGCCTAGAGCTCTACATCATCTAGGGAATCATATCTTCACGGTCTTCACCCCGAGTCATTACGACCATGTCATCCCCAGGTTCCACCTGTGAATGGCAGTTTATTGATTGTAAATCTGTTCAGAGCTTGCACGGCTTGTCAGATCTTTTAACGGAGAAATACGGATCTGGGAAGTTCTCTGTGGAAGTATGTCCCCAGCGGAGCACAAATTCGCACCTTGTCTCTTTGCCATCTATCAGAGGAAGCAAAAGAAGCACCCAACAAAGATATTATCAGCTGAGACTTTCACGTAGACAAGGCAAAACGTGTACTGTATTAGAGCAGAAACCTCATCCGCCCCCTTGGATCTGGTGAGTCAAGGCTGCAACCCAGTCTCTTATTTCGCTTCATGATAGATGCTGATAATCGTTCAAGTCGTGTCCAAAAGTTTGGAACTCATTAAATGGGAATGGCAAAGCTTCGAGCCATGTAGATCAGTGTCATATAGTGATGCGGGAGGGAAGAATGATCCGCATGCCTACTTAGTCTAGGTACCGAGTGTGGCTGGAAGTCATGTTCTTTACCTTGTGTTCTGCGATAGTTGCGAATGATTTTCCACCCAATTCTCAGTTCATGGCTCCTAGGCAAATGCCTAACAAACTTCCGGCTGTCTGATTTTTCACAAATGTGAGGGTGTGTTACACCACAGAGAACAGCTGAGCCGTACAGAAAAAGACCTAATTTTGTTGAGATAAGCGATCCTTTATGCATGGACTTGGACTGAGAGATGTCTCGACTTATCATGTCTACAAATAATTCATTTATTGCCTAACATTGCACACTTGGGCATGCATGCATAATTGTCCAGTGAACACCACCCAAACTGCATCGTCCGTATGGCACAAAAGCAGGCAGGATGTGGCTGCTTTCGTAAGGGTGGGAGGTTGGCAGCACTGCTGTCACAGCCTGCTTCAAATCATGGCACAAGACCTAAATTTCAAGCCACCCATACTAGGCTATCAGAGcaattacccttttagagCGACAGCCAGAGGTAAGCTGCATTGGAGAGGGTGTAGTGTGTTTTTTGAAACTATCATCGGCGCGACAGGCCCTCGTATGATCTCCAAACCCCCAGTGTACCCAAGTTGTAATATAGATGCACTATGGCTTCAATATTTATGTCAAGACCGCTGAGAAGTAAGTAGGTCTGAAGCTGCCCTTTCAAAAGATTCTCATATTTTCGAAGCCTGCTTCTCTCTTATCAAAAAATTCGCTCATATCTACGTCATTCGCGATGGCTAACACAGACAGAACTGCTGAAGCTCAACAAGCGACCGACATCACAGCATGGCTGACACCTTCCTTACCCCGGTTAGAAAAGCTTGTCGTCATCAAGAACGACGCTCAGTTGAAGCGACAAATTAGAAGCAGAGTCTGGAACAAAGCGGTCAAGTCGCCCATCGCATCGGACCATAATCATTACTTCTGGCCAAGAAAGCTTTTCGAGCACTTGTTCGATGAAGAAACCGTTTATGTCATTGTCCGGCATGTTTTCGGACAAAGTTCACTCACCAAGGTACATAACAAGATTCAATTCGACCATTTCTGTCGAGAATGGACTCGCCGAATTCTTGGGCTGAATGGAGCTCCTGAAAAGTACCGTCTCATCTTTGCGATCCTTGTCCTAATGCAGCAAGCTTCTTCCATCCAGAATTTTGTCGACGCGGGCTTCAGTGATGAAAAGTTACCTCTAGCCCAACACGAAATTCGAATGTATCAACATCAGAGATATAACCAACCCAATCTGCCTTTTGGTGAATGGGACACTCTCGATGGGGACAATTTTTATATCTTACAGTGTCGTCTGTTTGTCCGTTACATTGCACAATCTCCGAGCAAGGGCGAAGTGTCTCACTACGAGTTCGAGGATGCTCACATACTCCCGTGGGTCAAAATACCCAACCCTGTCTCCATCTTTGCATCGGATGGTTCGACTACGATGAACTTGAGTGGTGGCTTCGGAGAGGTGAAGCAAATTGTCATCCACGCCTGGCAGCATGGGTTTCAAAAAAGCCTCAAGAAGGTATGTTCTGGCTCCAATATCACAGCATTATTCTGACCTCACAAAATCCAAGATTTCAGCCGCACCGGGATGCTTTGCTCTCAAAAGACTGTACATCTCAGACAAGAGTGAATTCGACGAAGAAGTTCTGCAGTTGAAGCGTTTCGGAGGAAGACATGAGCACATAGTTACACTCCTCGCCACATTCAGCCGTCACACCAACAACGGCCTTGAGTACTCTCTCTTATTCCCTTGGGCCGAATGCGATCTACTCGACTTTTGGAAGAGAAATACAGCACTTAAGAGGAATCATCGTTTCTTTCTTTGGACAGTGGGCCAAATTCGTGGCATCACAGATGCTTTGAGCTTCATTCACGATCCTAAAGACGAAAATCTACGACACCCTAACGGGCAGCCTCTCTATGGGCGACATGGCGATATAAAGCCTGAGAACGTTCTATGGTTCAAGTCCGAAGGCCTAGGCAAACTAGTACTCTCTGATCTTGGCCTTACACGCACACATAGGCAGGAAAGTCGTTCCAATCGACCTGGCGAAAACATCCCCCTCTCTCCAAATTACAGACCCCCCGAGTGCGATATGGAAGGAGTGAAAGGCCGCATCTCTCGGTCTTTCGACATATGGACTCTCGGATGCCTCATCCTCGAATTCATGGTCTGGGTCCTCGACGGGTGGGAGGGATATGAGAAGTTCAGGGAAAGGCGCATGTCTCCATACATCACTAGCCATGATACGCCTATCTATTTCGAAATCTTGCGAGTTGCCGGGGAACAGTATGCTTTCAATATCAAGGAGAGTGTAACAAAGGTTCGTCAACGGTGTACCACGCCAAATACAGGTTGCATCAGCTGATAAATCTGCTAGGAATTCGACCGATTGCGTGGACACCAATCCTGCTCCCAATTCATCAACGAATTGCTCACCTTGGTTCAAACCCAACTCCTAATTGTTCAATCTAAGGATCTGAAACGAATTACCAGCGAAGACCTATTGAAATCTTTGAGAAAGATGGAGCGCAGGTGcgaggccgaggccgaggccaAGGCCTACTGCCTGACGCCATTTTCTTCAAATGTTAAAGTTCCGGCCATTTCACCTGCCCACGCACGTCTGAATGAAATGGCTAAGAAGCACATCGCCAATATTCCAGTCGACGACAATCGGATCATCAAGGGTTTTAGTGGTAAGACAAGACCGGCTCTTGGTACCTAGAATGGGTCTGCGACTATTGGAAGTCAGCAGGTTGCCAGGAAGGCGTTGGCGGATCTTTCCGAAGTTCCCTTAATAATCACGAGCAgttattctttttctttttttttacaaTGTTTAAACTTTGATTTTGCTATGCAATACGACATTGGTATTTGACTTGAGGTTTACTATGCACAATTCTCTTTTCAACGAACAGGAGCGTAACGATCTGCTCGAATTGCTTTCGCTATGACTTCTTGTTCGGCCTACATAGAGAGTTCAGATGAGAAGTCTCCAGGGTTGACGTATCACATCCTCACCGGTGTCAGCTTGCGCGGAATGTTGCAAAATATTCTGCCTCTCTCTGACTGAAAAATCCAAGCTTTGTGGTCAGCACTTCTAAGTACGAAGGACAGCGTAAAACCTAATTATAGATTGAAAGAATTTCTCACAGAGATCTGGAATCTTTGGCCTGGAAAGATTGCCCGCAAATGTTGCGCAACCACAGATTCATCAGTGTATCTGCCCTCAAAGATTTCTTTTTCCATATTTTCTTCGACTTTCTCAGCTGTCGTTGTggataaatagctaggcagAAGCTGCCTGGCTCCCTTTTTGAGTTTCAACAGGAAGTTCGTCATCCTGTCTTACCTTTTGAGATTAGTTGAAGTGGGATGTACTGAACAGAGTTAGACGGCAACAATGTTCCTGTCAGTCAAGATGGCGTAGGAAGAAACTTACATAAAACAAAACGTGGAGTGTTCCTCGAGAACCTTGCGAAGCGCCCAGCGGTTCAGGCCGAAATGTGACTTAGGAGTGCCGTCTCCCAATGTGGTTGCCTACCTGCGTCaggtaagtcgacccacccccttttggccatcccccccttttggccaccccatttctccatcccagccaccgcattaaaaccctacccacgattttcaaactactataacaattataaaaatcgtctaaatataattcttttttatatacttatttattaatatataatagtctcgtatactaaaaataaaattatttaggctcttaaagctattaaaagaggtctcttagttaatcgggccTTAATTAAGTTTAGAGTTCTaaagataactttttataaccgtaagaaaggctattaaataagggtaataatatttataaacctttagaagctttttttataataaaaagactagctagcttaataagttcgtatttagtataatctaggcgttatactaacttataaatagcttatagaatttattaagcaagttttaaaatcctaaggggatataaatcctcttaaaaagagataaatagacgcttttttaaagaggaacttattaattaaggtttagaaaagtcgtgttattaattcgaggtatctaaatagggctattattaatataattaagttatagtttagattacttaatatactagagattagtaatattaaataagttaataagtataatataaataagactaatatcctagagggtaagg of Colletotrichum lupini chromosome 8, complete sequence contains these proteins:
- a CDS encoding protein kinase — translated: MRLSLRYPGISPINVSWRNQQGGRNAIIFRYIIGRSQFSLAAPHSLSKQNLQSTQDMRSEIKETTASMIIIEYERGTEPLAIVMYQTPRTAKAGHAAHSAGVLAATCVRTCLAAFILRIQLNWFPVIQSEVLEEETSNKAHYRKRSFDNKYYMNPDDEFPVHSKAHKPFDSIGSLAMNRPIEHDSAIATDQTQYLKETCTMKLPFRLSIGNANDVLSPSIPTTRLEETGQNLSLTNSRTPTGYRRLNIEDDDISIHTQDDRGYAAAEKVLRRKATIEACHRIVEPAESDFEQIGSQFLLTAPRPAGLSAVTAMARDVSMSLEYYAGIFQGPQWLPVNQLYRIVTEYSVVEALKECVTDVKLSESELEKYSKAVCPTNSLHGGVGSRSMFAILAVLRKVNEIRQFIDLGLSDNDLPFRADPIHSRPDGQLFPKNHTVDHQNLGQTFGRNWDLKDWAAFSKYQTAMRSPFFAIDLSERDRIIPHYELDAETVLPFIEASPVPSSNITYHSMVQRVQIHLHHYTMHKVPGHTRQPAGIEEVSLQLGTCVEENPYFAVKELLPEYGDRQSNEINFREEVRALAKTVGLSSHDHVIKLLATWRRGDKWSMLFPWAKSNLKNYWNQNPPQRSPGFVQWILSQCRGLAEGLQKIHRSPSEHAKDFGIHEDIKPENILLFDSQSKAYGILVISDFGYTRFHGRSTRSNTLIVGTSPTYKAPEADLGKTIARSYDMWSFGCVLLEFITWYLRGPAGIRDFIDRRNEDDERLIPGCSLDKFFNINREDGLKDKPEVKGSVLNWISELGLDTHCSDYLKELLALIVTELLQPDPKSRGKCDKVAESLRRLEQSCRSGSLEFLTDRSAGTPSMLSTPVTPLSNDSWNDLVNDGFRSDRESTDMIHRSRDRSDTTISKIDSRLGIGEGSFRHIISIKQFVQQSRF
- a CDS encoding CMGC protein kinase, which codes for MANTDRTAEAQQATDITAWLTPSLPRLEKLVVIKNDAQLKRQIRSRVWNKAVKSPIASDHNHYFWPRKLFEHLFDEETVYVIVRHVFGQSSLTKVHNKIQFDHFCREWTRRILGLNGAPEKYRLIFAILVLMQQASSIQNFVDAGFSDEKLPLAQHEIRMYQHQRYNQPNLPFGEWDTLDGDNFYILQCRLFVRYIAQSPSKGEVSHYEFEDAHILPWVKIPNPVSIFASDGSTTMNLSGGFGEVKQIVIHAWQHGFQKSLKKISAAPGCFALKRLYISDKSEFDEEVLQLKRFGGRHEHIVTLLATFSRHTNNGLEYSLLFPWAECDLLDFWKRNTALKRNHRFFLWTVGQIRGITDALSFIHDPKDENLRHPNGQPLYGRHGDIKPENVLWFKSEGLGKLVLSDLGLTRTHRQESRSNRPGENIPLSPNYRPPECDMEGVKGRISRSFDIWTLGCLILEFMVWVLDGWEGYEKFRERRMSPYITSHDTPIYFEILRVAGEQYAFNIKESVTKEFDRLRGHQSCSQFINELLTLVQTQLLIVQSKDLKRITSEDLLKSLRKMERRCEAEAEAKAYCLTPFSSNVKVPAISPAHARLNEMAKKHIANIPVDDNRIIKGFSGKTRPALGT